The following proteins are encoded in a genomic region of Excalfactoria chinensis isolate bCotChi1 unplaced genomic scaffold, bCotChi1.hap2 Scaffold_994, whole genome shotgun sequence:
- the LOC140265477 gene encoding class I histocompatibility antigen, F10 alpha chain-like, with protein sequence MLGLLLCAVCGAAGELHSLRYFHTAMTDPGPGLPWFVIVGYVDGEIFVHYDSTARMAVPRMEWMAANMDQQYWNRETDIAHRHEQADRENLAVAARRYNQSGGSHTVQWMFGCDILEDGTIRVYDQVAYNGRDFIAFDKDTMTFTAVVPEAVPTKRKWEEGGVTEGRKHYLEETCVQWLRRYLQHGKAELGRTEQPEVRVWGKEADGILTLSCRAHGFYPRPIAVSWVKDGAVLGQDTHSGGIVPNSDGTYHTWVTIDALPGDGDKYQCRVEHASLPQPGLYSWGEAAQSSLVPIVVGVVVAIVVIAIMAGVGFTIYRRHAGMNENIYNMAPRE encoded by the exons atgctggggctgctgctgtgcgccgtgtgcggggcggcgggcg AGCTCCATTCCCTGCGGTACTTCCACACCGCGATGACGGatcccggccccgggctgccctGGTTCGTGATTGTGGGGTACGTGGACGGCGAAATCTTCGTGCACTACGACAGCACCGCTCGGATGGCTGTGCCCCGCATGGAGTGGATGGCGGCCAACATGGACCAGCAGTACTGGAATAGGGAGACGGACATCGCACACCGACATGAGCAGGCTGACCGCGAGAACCTGGCCGTTGCGGCACGGCGCTACAACCAGAGCGGCG ggtCTCACACGGTGCAATGGATGTTCGGATGTGACATCCTCGAGGACGGCACCATCCGGGTGTATGATCAGGTTGCCTACAACGGGAGAGACTTCATTGCCTTTGACAAAGACACGATGACGTTCACTGCGGTGGTTCCAGAGGCAGTTCCCACCAAGAGGAagtgggaggaaggaggtgtTACTGAGGGACGGAAACATTACCTGGAGGAAACCTGTGTGCAGTGGCTGCGGAGATACTTGCAGCacgggaaggcagagctggggaggacag AGCAACCCGAGGTGCgagtgtgggggaaggaggccgACGGGATCCTGACCTTGTCCTGCCGCGCTCACGGCTTCTACCCGCGGCCCATCGCCGTCAGCTGGGTGAAGGACGGCGCGGTGCTGGGCCAGGACACCCACTCGGGGGGCATCGTGCCCAACAGCGACGGCACCTACCACACCTGGGTCACCATCGATGCGCTGCCGGGGGACGGGGACAAGTACCAGTGCCGCGTGGAGCACgccagcctgccccagcccgGCCTCTACTCGTGGGGTGA agCGGCCCAGTCCAGCTTGGTGCCCATCGTGGTGGGGGTGGTCGTTGCCATTGTGGTCATTGCCATCATGGCTGGCGTTGGATTCACCATCTACAGACGCCATGCAG ggatgaaTGAGAATATCTACAACATGGCACCCCGTGAGTGA